AGCTGGGACAAGTCGCTGCAGATCAGCGCGAAGTTGTGCTTGTCATCCAGCTGGCGCAGGCGTCTTACCCGCTCGACCGGGCCCTTGTCGCCGATCTGGCAACCGATGGCGTAGGACGAATCAGTTGGATAGATCACCACGCCGCCGGCGCGAATGATCTCCACGGCCTGTTTGATCAGGCGCGCCTGGGGGTTTTCCGGATGAATCTGGAAGAATTGACTCACGTGTTCTACCTGCTCAGACGGTGGCAATAATGGGGTCATGCTTGAATCGCCCCCACAACAGCGGCAGGTCTTCCGGGACCTGGCGATACTCGCCGATCTCGGACCAGCCGCCTGGGCCATGAAAATCACTGCCGGCACTGACCAGCAGACCAAATTCGCGGGCAAGGATCGCCAGGCTGCCGACCTGCTCGGCGGGCTGATGCCCGTTGACCACTTCGATCGCGTGGCCGCCCGCTCCAATATAGTCGCTGATCAGCTTGCGGCGCTTGCTGCGGGTGAAATCGTAGTGCCAGGGATGCGCCAGGCTGACCCAGGCCCCGGAGGCCCGCAAAGTCTCGACGGTATCCTCCAGGGTCGGCCAGTGCTGCTTCACATCGCCCAACTTGCCCGCGCCCAACCATTTGCGGAAGGCTTCGGCGCGGTCCTTGACGAAACCCTCTTGCACCATCCAGTCGGCGAAGTGCGGACGGGCCGGTGCATTGCCGCTGTCGCCCAATGCCTGCTGGATGGCCCGCGCGCCGTCGAGGGCGCCGGGCATGCCTTTGAGGCCGAGTTTGCGACTTATTTCTTCGGACCGCAGCCAGCGGCCATCGTGCAATTGGGCGATGGCGGCCACTAATGCCGGGGCGTTCTGCTCGAAACCGTAGCCGAGCACATGAATGGTGGCGCCGCCCCAGGTGCAGGACAATTCCACGCCGTTGACCAGTTGCATACCCAATGCATGGGCCGCCGTACGTGCCTCATCGAGGCCTTCGAGGGTGTCGTGGTCGGTCAGGGACAGGACTCGCACGCCTTTTTCAAACGCACGCGCAACCAGTACCGCAGGCGCCAGGGCGCCGTCGGAGGCCGTGCTGTGGCAGTGCAAATCAACATTCACGGGAGTGTGTAACCTCAAGTCAGCTGGCGCTATCGCAACCAAGGATGTTTGTTATTATGCCGCCACATCCAGCTTCTGGCTCTTACTGTGAAACAATTCATCGACTTCATCCCGCTGTTGCTGTTTTTCATCGTTACCAAACTCGACCCCAGGGTCATCGATATCGCCGGTCACGAACTGTCGTTCGGAGGCATCTACAGCGCCACCGCCGTACTGATCGTCAGCTCGATCGTGGTCTACGGCGCCATCTTCATCTCCCAGCGCAAACTGGAAAAAAGCCAATGGCTCACCCTCGTCGCCTGCCTGGTGTTTGGCGGCCTGACCCTGGCCTTCCACAGCGAAACCTTCCTCAAGTGGAAAGCTCCGGTGGTCAACTGGCTGTTCGCCCTGGTCTTCATCGGCAGTCACTTCATTGGTGATCGCCTGCTGATCAAGCGGATCATGGGCCATGCGCTGACCTTGCCGGAACCCATCTGGCTGCGCTTGAACGTGGCCTGGATCGTGTTTTTCATCTTCTGCGGTGCGGCCAATCTGTTCGTGGCCTTTACCTTTCAGGAATACTGGGTCGACTTCAAGGTGTTCGGCAGCCTGGCCATGACCCTGCTGTTCCTGGTTGGCCAAGGTATCTACCTGTCGCGTCACCTGCATGACACTGCCGCTACCACGCCGAAAACCGAGGACTGACATGCTCTACGCCATCATTGCCACCGATGTTGCCAACTCTTTGGAAAAACGCCTGAGCGTGCGCCCGGCCCACGTCGAGCGCCTCAAGCAGCTGCAAGCCGAAGGCCGCATCGTACTGGCCGGCCCGCACCCGGCCGTCGACAGCAACGAGCCGGGCGAAGCGGGTTTCACCGGCAGCTTGATCGTTGCCGAGTTTGCCTCCCTGGCCGATGCCCAGGCCTGGGCCAAGGCTGATCCGTATGTGGCGGCGGGCGTCTACGCTGATGTCGTGATCAAGCCGTTCAAGCAAGTCCTGCCTTGAGCCCGGTGGCGCCGAACCAAAACGGTTCGGCGTGATCCCAATGGCTCATTATTCCCGGTAACCTGCCGACAACGTTCTGAATATTCGTGTGGAATCAGGAGTTCCGATGCGCTTACGTCAGTTGTGTCTGTTGGCAGTGTTAACGATCGGGGCGACGGCCCACGCTGAAGAGACCTCAAGTAGTGGCAACTCCACGCCGCTGTCCTTGAGTGCCGGCAGCCAGGTCACCGAATTGCAGCAACGCTTGAAAGAAAGCGAACGGCTACGCGAAGAACTGAACACGCAACTGAGTCGTTTGCGCCAGGAGAACCAACGCCTGGTCCAGCAGCTCAAAGAGACACAGGGCGGCGCCTTGACCCGATGGCTGACCGAGCAGCAGCAATGGTTTGTCACCGGCGCGGCCGTCGCACTGATCGCCTTGCTGTGCGGCATCTTCGCCAGCGGTGGGCACCGTCGTCGTCGACAATGGCTAAATTGAGTGAGTCATGAGCGAGCTGTTACTGATAGATGATGACCAGGAGCTCTGTGAGCTGCTGACCAGTTGGCTGAGCCAGGAAGGTTTCCAGGTGCGCGCCTGCCATGACGGCGCCAGCGCCCGCAAGGCCTTGGCCGACGCCGCTCCGGCGGCGGTGGTGCTCGACGTGATGCTGCCCGACGGCAGCGGCCTGGAGTTGCTCAAGCAGTTGCGCAACGACCACCCGGAGTTGCCGGTGTTGATGCTCTCGGCCCGCGGTGAACCACTGGACCGTATCCTCGGCCTGGAGCTGGGCGCCGACGATTACCTGGCCAAGCCCTGCGACCCGCGCGAACTCACCGCGCGCTTGCGTGCCGTACTGCGCCGCAGCCATCCGGCCGCGGTGTCGAGCCAGCTCGAGCTGGGCGACCTGTGCTTCAGCCCGGTGCGCGGCGTGGTCAGCATCGACGAAAAGGAATTCACCCTCACTGTTTCCGAAAGCCGCCTGCTCGAAGCCTTGCTGGGCCAGCCCGGCGAACCGCTGGATAAACAGGAACTGGCGCAAATCGCCCTGGGCCGCAAGTTGACCTTGTACGATCGCAGCCTGGATATGCACGTGAGCAACCTGCGCAAGAAGATCGGCCCACACCCGGACGGCCGCCCGCGGATCGTGGCGCTGCGCAGCCGCGGGTACTATTACAGCCTCTAACCTGTAGGAGCGAGCTTGCTCGCGGAGAACCTGAGAACACCACGTTCATCCAGGCAACCCGCTTTATCGTTGACGTCTTTCGCGAGCAAGCTAGCTCCTACAGGGTTTTGTCAGTTCCAGGCAAAAACCTCTTTACCCAAGCTTTACGCTCCCCTGACCGCCGCTGACCTTGCTCTGGGTAACCTACTCACATCCGGACTCACCGGAATAGAGACAGGAGAATCACCATGCGCAAGACCCTTATCGCTTTGATGTTCGCCGCTGCACTGCCTACCGTCGCCATGGCCGCCATGCCCGAAGGTCCAGGCCCGATGGGCGGCCCTGAAGGCCACATGATGGGTGGCCCAGGCCACGGTGAACACGGTCCGCGTGGTAAAGGTGGCCCATTCAGCCAACTGGACTTGAGCAAGGAACAACGCGAGCAGATCCGCAAGCTGATGGGTGACCAATGGCACGCTCGCAAAGACCTCACCCAGAAGTACCTGGCCAAGCTGCCCGCCGCTGACCAGAAAGCCATGCAGGACGAGATCACCGCCGGCAAGCAGAAAACCCAGGCCGATATTCGCGCGGTGCTCAAACCCGACCAGCAGAAGAAGTTCGACGATATCGTCAAGCAGCAAGAGCAGCGTCGCGCCGAATGGAAGGAATTCCAGGCCTGGAAAGCGCAACAGCCGCAAAAAGCGCAATAATACCCCAGCGTTAATGCTCCCAGCCCAGTGGCCCCCCGCCGCTGGGCTTTTCCTGTTTGAGGGTTTCCTGTGCGGTCATTATTCTGGCGCATCCTGGCGAGTTTCTGGTTGGCCATCGCCCTGGTTGCCGGGTTGTCGATCCTGCTTGGGCATATGCTGAACCAGGACGCCTGGATCCTCAGCCGACACCCCGGCCTCAATAACCTGGCGCAAGAGTGGACGCAGCTCTACGAAGCCCAGGGCGAAGAGGCTGCCCAGGATTTGCTGCAGCAGCGTAAGCGCCAGTATCACATTGACGTGCAGGTGTTGAATGAAAGCGGCGAACCGGTGGTGCGCGGCACCTTCCCGCGCCGCGCTGCGGCCTTCGAAGCCAGGCAGAACGACAGCCAGGACGGCCACCTGCCCTGGCGGCGCCTGACCGCCGAATACACCAGTGAAAAAACCGGCGATACCTACCTGCTGATCTACCGCATTCCCCATCCGGAACTCGACGCCTGGCACCGCAGCAGCCTGTTGTGGCCGTTCAGCGCCCTGGCCATTGCCTTGGTGGTGCTGACGCTGTTCAG
Above is a genomic segment from Pseudomonas sp. R5-89-07 containing:
- a CDS encoding PHP domain-containing protein, coding for MNVDLHCHSTASDGALAPAVLVARAFEKGVRVLSLTDHDTLEGLDEARTAAHALGMQLVNGVELSCTWGGATIHVLGYGFEQNAPALVAAIAQLHDGRWLRSEEISRKLGLKGMPGALDGARAIQQALGDSGNAPARPHFADWMVQEGFVKDRAEAFRKWLGAGKLGDVKQHWPTLEDTVETLRASGAWVSLAHPWHYDFTRSKRRKLISDYIGAGGHAIEVVNGHQPAEQVGSLAILAREFGLLVSAGSDFHGPGGWSEIGEYRQVPEDLPLLWGRFKHDPIIATV
- a CDS encoding septation protein A — protein: MKQFIDFIPLLLFFIVTKLDPRVIDIAGHELSFGGIYSATAVLIVSSIVVYGAIFISQRKLEKSQWLTLVACLVFGGLTLAFHSETFLKWKAPVVNWLFALVFIGSHFIGDRLLIKRIMGHALTLPEPIWLRLNVAWIVFFIFCGAANLFVAFTFQEYWVDFKVFGSLAMTLLFLVGQGIYLSRHLHDTAATTPKTED
- a CDS encoding YciI family protein, translating into MLYAIIATDVANSLEKRLSVRPAHVERLKQLQAEGRIVLAGPHPAVDSNEPGEAGFTGSLIVAEFASLADAQAWAKADPYVAAGVYADVVIKPFKQVLP
- a CDS encoding translation initiation factor 2 produces the protein MRLRQLCLLAVLTIGATAHAEETSSSGNSTPLSLSAGSQVTELQQRLKESERLREELNTQLSRLRQENQRLVQQLKETQGGALTRWLTEQQQWFVTGAAVALIALLCGIFASGGHRRRRQWLN
- a CDS encoding response regulator transcription factor encodes the protein MSELLLIDDDQELCELLTSWLSQEGFQVRACHDGASARKALADAAPAAVVLDVMLPDGSGLELLKQLRNDHPELPVLMLSARGEPLDRILGLELGADDYLAKPCDPRELTARLRAVLRRSHPAAVSSQLELGDLCFSPVRGVVSIDEKEFTLTVSESRLLEALLGQPGEPLDKQELAQIALGRKLTLYDRSLDMHVSNLRKKIGPHPDGRPRIVALRSRGYYYSL
- a CDS encoding LTXXQ domain protein; protein product: MRKTLIALMFAAALPTVAMAAMPEGPGPMGGPEGHMMGGPGHGEHGPRGKGGPFSQLDLSKEQREQIRKLMGDQWHARKDLTQKYLAKLPAADQKAMQDEITAGKQKTQADIRAVLKPDQQKKFDDIVKQQEQRRAEWKEFQAWKAQQPQKAQ